One segment of Burkholderia multivorans ATCC BAA-247 DNA contains the following:
- a CDS encoding DUF4148 domain-containing protein produces the protein MKSLVQAVVVAAAVVAPVVSFAQSGSTITREQVRAELIQLQQAGYNSARGEDPHYPEAIQAATARVAEQQRAALAQSRGADTSGYGAQAQGASASGSRAIVRPASDEEMKSLYRGS, from the coding sequence ATGAAGTCGCTCGTTCAAGCCGTTGTCGTTGCCGCAGCCGTCGTTGCGCCGGTCGTGTCGTTCGCGCAGTCGGGCTCGACGATCACGCGCGAGCAGGTCCGCGCGGAGCTGATTCAGCTGCAGCAAGCCGGCTACAACTCGGCCCGCGGCGAAGATCCGCATTACCCGGAAGCCATTCAGGCGGCGACGGCCCGCGTCGCGGAACAGCAGCGCGCCGCGCTGGCGCAATCGCGAGGCGCGGATACCAGCGGTTATGGCGCGCAGGCGCAAGGCGCATCGGCGTCGGGTTCGCGCGCGATCGTGCGCCCGGCGAGCGACGAGGAAATGAAGTCGCTGTATCGCGGCAGCTAA
- a CDS encoding substrate-binding domain-containing protein: MIRIECDAYLTVRDTEGRTASLSEVAPLLELVAETGSIAQAAQAKGLSYRHAWGMLRALEACVGGELIETARGKGSTLSELGLAIVDAQRLARSRLDGNLRALAAEVASDLNRRLAQRDGAVRIHASHGYAVATLVSALVDAQAAVDIKYRESVEAVRALARGECELAGFHLPRGAFRAQCAQIYRPWLDDGRHVLIHLTRRQQGLFVPRGNPKHVKGLADLARDDIRFVNRQPGSGTRMLLELALSAIGIDPARINGYASAELTHSAIAAFVASGMADLGFGVEPAARHFGLDFIPVVDEDYYFACERARLDARPLAGVLALLRDARFIERVGDLDGYDPAACGTLVDVAAGLAGGDLAAAEGGNAR; this comes from the coding sequence TTGATTCGAATCGAATGCGACGCGTATCTGACCGTGCGCGACACGGAAGGGCGCACCGCGAGCCTCTCGGAGGTCGCGCCGCTGCTCGAATTGGTCGCCGAAACGGGCAGCATCGCGCAGGCCGCGCAAGCGAAAGGGCTGTCGTACCGTCATGCGTGGGGGATGCTTCGTGCGCTCGAGGCGTGCGTCGGCGGCGAGCTGATCGAAACCGCGCGCGGCAAGGGTTCGACGCTGTCCGAGCTGGGGCTGGCGATCGTCGACGCGCAGCGCCTCGCGCGCAGCCGCCTCGACGGCAACCTGCGCGCGCTCGCGGCCGAAGTGGCGAGCGATCTGAACCGGCGGCTCGCGCAACGCGACGGCGCCGTACGGATTCACGCGTCGCACGGCTATGCGGTCGCGACGCTCGTATCGGCGCTCGTCGATGCGCAAGCCGCCGTCGACATCAAGTATCGGGAAAGCGTCGAGGCCGTGCGGGCGCTTGCGCGCGGCGAGTGCGAACTGGCCGGCTTTCATCTGCCGCGCGGCGCGTTTCGCGCGCAGTGCGCGCAGATCTACCGGCCGTGGCTCGACGACGGCCGGCATGTACTGATTCATCTGACGCGCCGTCAGCAAGGGTTGTTCGTGCCGCGCGGCAATCCGAAGCACGTGAAGGGGCTCGCGGATCTCGCGCGCGACGACATCCGGTTCGTGAACCGCCAGCCCGGCTCGGGCACGCGCATGCTGCTCGAGCTCGCGCTGAGCGCGATCGGCATCGATCCGGCGCGCATCAACGGCTATGCGTCGGCCGAGCTCACGCATTCGGCGATCGCCGCGTTCGTCGCGAGCGGGATGGCCGATCTCGGTTTCGGCGTCGAGCCGGCGGCCCGTCATTTCGGGCTCGACTTCATTCCGGTCGTCGACGAAGACTATTACTTCGCCTGCGAGCGGGCACGGCTCGACGCACGGCCGCTCGCGGGCGTGCTCGCACTGTTGCGCGATGCGCGCTTCATCGAGCGCGTCGGCGATCTCGACGGTTACGATCCGGCCGCCTGCGGGACGCTGGTCGACGTCGCCGCGGGGCTCGCGGGCGGCGACCTCGCAGCCGCGGAGGGCGGCAATGCGCGGTAA
- the fdhF gene encoding formate dehydrogenase subunit alpha has protein sequence MSLDTNNVRQGGCGSGQCACKSAAQARTRDPLDDTDYGTPQRYADTDVTLEIDGQPVTVPAGTSVMRAAIEAGINVPKLCATDSLEPFGSCRLCLVEIEGRRGYPASCTTPAEAGMKVRTQSDRLQALRRNVMELYISDHPLDCLTCPANGDCELQDMAGVVGLREVRYGFDGANHLHDRKDESNPYFTYDPSKCIVCNRCVRACEETQGTFALTIAARGFESRVAAGESEPFMESECVSCGACVAACPTATLQEKTVVQLGQAEHSVITTCAYCGVGCSFKAEMKGTQVVRMTPHKNGLANEGHACVKGRFAWGYATHKDRITKPMIREKITDPWREVSWDEALTYAATQFRKLQQKYGRDSIGGITSSRCTNEETYLVQKLVRAAFGNNNVDTCARVCHSPTGYGLKTTLGESAGTQTFASIGKADVIVVMGANPTDGHPVFGSRLKRRVREGAKLIVIDPRRIDVVDGPHVKAAHHLQLRPGTNVAIVNALAHVIVKEGLVDESFVAERCETRAFEQWRDFVARAENSPEATADVTGVPAELVRAAARLYATGGNAAIYYGLGVTEHAQGSTTVMGIANLAMATGNVGREGVGVNPLRGQNNVQGSCDMGSFPHELPGYRHIGDTTVRTQFEQAWGATLQPEPGLRIPNMFDAALDGSFKGLYCQGEDIVQSDPNTQHVAAALSAMECIVVQDIFLNETAKYAHVLLPGSTFLEKDGTFTNAERRISRVRKVMPPLAGYADWEVTLMLSRALGYEMHYAHPSEIMDEIARLTPTFAGVSYEKLDALGSIQWPCNEDAPEGTPTMHVDAFVRGKGRFVITQFIPSPEKVTQRYPLILTTGRILSQYNVGAQTRRTENVRWHEEDRLEIHPHDAQDRGIRTGDWVGIESRAGQTVLRALVTDRMQPGVVYTTFHFPESGANVITTESSDWATNCPEYKVTAVQVMPVAQPSDWQRAYARFNAEQLALLEQRTGAPAAATAGK, from the coding sequence ATGTCCCTCGACACGAACAACGTCCGCCAAGGCGGCTGCGGCTCGGGCCAATGCGCGTGCAAGAGCGCCGCACAGGCGCGCACGCGCGACCCGCTCGACGATACCGATTACGGCACGCCGCAGCGCTATGCGGACACCGACGTCACGCTCGAAATCGACGGCCAGCCGGTCACGGTGCCGGCCGGCACGTCGGTGATGCGCGCCGCGATCGAAGCCGGCATCAACGTGCCGAAGCTCTGCGCGACCGATTCGCTGGAGCCGTTCGGCTCGTGCCGCCTCTGCCTCGTCGAGATCGAAGGCCGGCGCGGCTATCCGGCGTCGTGCACGACGCCCGCCGAAGCGGGCATGAAGGTACGCACGCAGTCGGACCGGCTGCAGGCACTGCGCCGCAACGTGATGGAGCTGTACATCTCCGATCACCCGCTCGACTGCCTCACCTGCCCGGCCAACGGCGACTGCGAACTGCAGGACATGGCGGGCGTCGTCGGGCTGCGCGAGGTGCGCTACGGCTTCGACGGCGCGAATCATCTGCACGATCGCAAGGACGAATCGAATCCGTATTTCACGTACGACCCGTCGAAGTGCATCGTCTGCAACCGCTGCGTGCGCGCGTGCGAGGAAACGCAGGGCACGTTCGCGCTGACGATCGCCGCGCGCGGCTTCGAGTCGCGCGTCGCGGCCGGTGAAAGCGAGCCCTTCATGGAGTCGGAATGCGTGTCGTGCGGCGCATGCGTCGCCGCATGTCCGACCGCGACGCTGCAGGAAAAGACCGTCGTCCAGCTCGGCCAGGCCGAGCATTCGGTGATCACGACCTGCGCGTACTGCGGCGTCGGCTGCTCGTTCAAGGCCGAGATGAAGGGCACGCAGGTCGTGCGGATGACGCCGCACAAGAACGGCCTCGCGAACGAAGGGCATGCGTGCGTGAAGGGACGTTTCGCGTGGGGCTACGCGACGCACAAGGACCGCATCACGAAGCCGATGATCCGCGAGAAGATCACCGACCCGTGGCGCGAAGTGAGCTGGGACGAAGCGCTCACGTATGCGGCGACGCAATTCCGCAAGCTGCAGCAGAAATACGGCCGCGATTCGATCGGCGGCATCACGTCGTCGCGCTGCACGAACGAGGAAACCTATCTCGTGCAGAAGCTCGTGCGCGCCGCGTTCGGCAACAACAACGTCGACACCTGCGCGCGCGTGTGCCACTCGCCGACCGGCTACGGGCTGAAGACGACGCTCGGTGAATCGGCCGGCACGCAGACCTTCGCCTCGATCGGCAAGGCCGACGTGATCGTCGTGATGGGCGCGAACCCGACCGACGGCCACCCGGTGTTCGGCTCGCGGCTCAAGCGCCGCGTGCGCGAAGGCGCGAAGCTGATCGTCATCGATCCGCGCCGCATCGACGTCGTCGACGGCCCGCACGTGAAGGCCGCCCATCACCTGCAGCTGCGCCCCGGCACGAACGTCGCGATCGTCAACGCGCTCGCGCACGTGATCGTGAAGGAAGGACTCGTCGACGAATCGTTCGTCGCCGAGCGCTGCGAAACGCGCGCGTTCGAGCAGTGGCGCGATTTCGTCGCGCGCGCCGAGAACTCGCCCGAAGCGACCGCGGACGTGACGGGCGTGCCGGCCGAACTGGTCCGCGCAGCCGCGCGGCTGTACGCGACCGGCGGCAACGCGGCGATCTACTACGGACTCGGCGTGACCGAGCACGCGCAAGGCTCGACGACGGTGATGGGCATCGCGAACCTCGCGATGGCGACCGGCAACGTCGGCCGCGAAGGCGTCGGCGTGAATCCGCTGCGCGGCCAGAACAACGTGCAGGGCTCCTGCGACATGGGTTCGTTCCCGCACGAACTGCCCGGCTATCGGCATATCGGCGATACGACGGTGCGCACGCAATTCGAGCAGGCATGGGGCGCGACGCTGCAGCCGGAACCGGGGCTGCGCATTCCGAACATGTTCGACGCGGCGCTCGACGGCAGCTTCAAGGGGCTCTACTGCCAGGGCGAGGACATCGTTCAGTCCGATCCGAACACGCAGCACGTCGCGGCCGCGCTGTCCGCAATGGAATGCATCGTCGTGCAGGACATCTTCCTCAACGAGACCGCGAAGTATGCGCACGTGCTGCTGCCGGGCTCGACGTTCCTCGAGAAGGACGGCACGTTCACGAACGCCGAACGCCGGATCTCGCGCGTGCGCAAGGTGATGCCGCCGCTCGCCGGCTATGCGGACTGGGAAGTCACGCTGATGCTGTCGCGCGCGCTCGGCTACGAGATGCACTACGCGCATCCGTCGGAGATCATGGACGAGATCGCGCGGCTCACGCCGACGTTCGCCGGCGTGAGCTACGAGAAGCTCGACGCGCTCGGCAGCATCCAGTGGCCATGCAACGAGGACGCGCCGGAAGGCACGCCGACGATGCACGTCGACGCATTCGTGCGCGGCAAGGGCCGCTTCGTGATCACGCAGTTCATTCCGTCGCCGGAAAAGGTCACGCAACGCTATCCGCTGATCCTGACGACCGGGCGCATCCTGTCGCAATACAACGTCGGCGCGCAGACGCGCCGCACCGAGAACGTGCGCTGGCATGAGGAGGATCGTCTCGAGATCCATCCGCACGACGCGCAGGATCGCGGGATCCGCACCGGCGACTGGGTCGGCATCGAGTCGCGCGCGGGCCAGACGGTGCTGCGCGCGCTCGTGACCGACCGCATGCAGCCCGGTGTCGTCTATACGACGTTCCACTTCCCCGAATCGGGCGCGAACGTGATCACGACGGAGAGCTCCGACTGGGCGACGAACTGCCCCGAATACAAGGTCACGGCCGTCCAGGTGATGCCGGTCGCGCAGCCGTCCGACTGGCAGCGCGCGTATGCACGCTTCAACGCCGAACAGCTCGCGCTGCTCGAGCAGCGAACCGGTGCTCCCGCCGCCGCGACGGCAGGCAAGTGA
- a CDS encoding formate dehydrogenase subunit delta: MDSTHLIDMANQIGAFFESMPDREEALTGIAEHIRRFWEPRMRRALLASLDDPSSEAARRASPIVIEAVATHRASLVPAAATA, encoded by the coding sequence ATGGACAGCACACACCTGATCGACATGGCGAACCAGATCGGCGCCTTCTTCGAATCGATGCCCGATCGCGAGGAAGCGCTGACCGGCATCGCCGAGCATATCCGGCGCTTCTGGGAACCGCGCATGCGCCGCGCGTTGCTCGCTTCGCTCGACGATCCGTCCAGCGAAGCGGCGCGGCGCGCCTCGCCGATCGTGATCGAGGCGGTAGCCACGCACCGCGCTTCGCTCGTGCCGGCCGCTGCAACGGCCTGA
- a CDS encoding tetratricopeptide repeat protein gives MDSAFDRAYAAHRAGRLAEAEHGYRTALADNPADADALHLFGVLRHQQGQHAEAADLVGRAVALRPGDAALQLNLGNALKALGRLDEAIERFRNALTLAPEFPLAHYNLGNAYAALQRHEDAVDAFRRALRLTPDDASIHNNLGNALNALGRHDDALAAFRRALELRPGHAGAHNNLAMALNAMGRADEAIAHFQAAIAAQPRFVAAHFNLGNTLDAVGRHAEAAAAFEAALALHPPFPLALFGLANALSAQSRHRDALPYYERAVGLDPSFALAWLNLGNAHHALGAHERALRAFDQALRVAPDLTLAQLHRAVTLLTLGDFTRGLPAYEARHDTPGATPLGGLPRWQGEPIASRTLLIRAEQGFGDTLQFVRFVPLARARCARVVLEVQPALVTLLAPAAAQWRVTLVAQGAPKLPAADVACTLMSLPFALGLQPADIASGTRYLDAPDTARRRFRGSLGGQAKRKFGLAWSGRRQAQDNRSMPFDALAPLLALPDIDWLVLQPSLDDDERARVDAHPRVYRLDGRLNDFADTAALIERLDGVVTVDTAVAHLAGALGKPLWVMLPFAADWRWFTGDECPWYPRARLVRQPSPGAWDDVVAAVAQALAAPGRG, from the coding sequence ATGGATTCCGCATTCGACCGAGCGTACGCCGCGCATCGCGCCGGCCGCCTCGCCGAGGCCGAGCACGGCTACCGCACCGCCCTCGCCGACAATCCCGCCGACGCCGACGCACTCCACCTGTTCGGCGTGCTGCGGCATCAGCAGGGGCAGCATGCCGAAGCGGCCGATCTCGTCGGCCGCGCGGTCGCGCTGCGCCCGGGCGATGCCGCGCTGCAACTGAACCTCGGCAATGCGCTGAAGGCGCTCGGCCGGCTCGACGAAGCGATCGAGCGGTTCCGCAACGCCCTCACGCTCGCGCCCGAATTTCCGCTCGCGCATTACAACCTCGGCAACGCCTATGCGGCGCTGCAGCGTCACGAAGACGCGGTCGACGCGTTTCGCCGCGCGCTGCGGCTCACGCCGGACGACGCGTCGATCCACAACAACCTCGGCAACGCGCTGAATGCGCTCGGCCGTCACGACGATGCGCTTGCCGCGTTCCGCCGCGCGCTGGAGCTGCGTCCGGGCCACGCGGGCGCGCACAACAATCTCGCGATGGCGCTGAACGCGATGGGCCGCGCGGACGAAGCGATCGCGCATTTCCAGGCCGCGATCGCCGCGCAGCCGCGCTTCGTCGCCGCGCATTTCAATCTCGGCAACACGCTCGACGCGGTAGGCCGCCATGCGGAAGCCGCGGCCGCGTTCGAGGCGGCGCTCGCGCTGCATCCGCCGTTTCCGCTCGCGCTGTTCGGTCTCGCGAACGCGCTCAGCGCGCAATCGCGTCACCGCGACGCGCTGCCGTATTACGAGCGCGCGGTCGGCCTCGACCCGTCGTTCGCGCTCGCCTGGCTCAATCTCGGCAATGCGCATCACGCGCTCGGCGCACACGAGCGCGCACTGCGCGCGTTCGATCAGGCGCTGCGCGTCGCGCCCGACCTCACGCTCGCGCAACTGCACCGCGCCGTCACGCTGCTGACGCTCGGCGACTTCACGCGCGGGCTGCCCGCCTACGAAGCGCGTCACGACACGCCGGGCGCGACGCCGCTCGGCGGGCTGCCGCGCTGGCAAGGCGAGCCGATCGCGTCGCGCACGCTGCTGATTCGCGCGGAACAGGGGTTCGGCGATACGCTGCAGTTCGTCCGCTTCGTGCCGCTCGCGCGCGCGCGCTGCGCGCGTGTCGTGCTCGAAGTACAGCCGGCGCTCGTCACGCTGCTCGCGCCGGCCGCCGCGCAGTGGCGCGTGACGCTCGTCGCACAAGGCGCGCCGAAGCTGCCGGCCGCCGATGTCGCCTGCACGCTGATGAGCCTGCCGTTCGCGCTCGGACTGCAACCGGCCGACATCGCGTCCGGCACGCGCTATCTCGACGCGCCCGACACCGCGCGACGACGCTTTCGCGGTTCGCTCGGCGGCCAGGCCAAGCGCAAGTTCGGGCTCGCATGGTCGGGGCGCCGTCAGGCGCAGGACAATCGGTCGATGCCGTTCGACGCGCTCGCGCCGCTGCTCGCGCTGCCCGACATCGACTGGCTCGTGCTGCAGCCGTCGCTCGACGACGACGAGCGCGCCCGCGTCGACGCGCATCCGCGCGTGTATCGTCTCGACGGCCGGCTGAACGACTTCGCGGATACGGCCGCGCTGATCGAACGGCTCGACGGCGTCGTGACCGTCGACACGGCCGTCGCGCACCTCGCGGGCGCGCTCGGCAAGCCGCTGTGGGTCATGCTGCCGTTCGCGGCCGACTGGCGCTGGTTCACCGGTGACGAATGCCCGTGGTATCCGCGTGCGCGGCTCGTGCGTCAGCCCTCGCCCGGCGCATGGGACGACGTCGTCGCGGCCGTCGCGCAGGCGCTCGCCGCGCCCGGGCGCGGATGA
- a CDS encoding NAD(P)H-dependent oxidoreductase subunit E, which translates to MSPNSHAPEALVERHARAGRSLVAILHAIQDEVGYVPPGCVAPLAKALNLSRAEVHGVLTYYHHFRTAPPARVTIQMCRAEACRSMGCEALAEHAQTRTGCRFDAAHDDAAHASAPPAVALESVYCLGLCAQSPSMTVNGVLHAKVTPEKFDALLADAVAHAGEAA; encoded by the coding sequence ATGTCCCCGAATTCCCACGCGCCCGAGGCGCTGGTCGAGCGCCATGCGCGCGCCGGCCGGTCGCTCGTCGCGATTCTGCACGCCATCCAGGACGAGGTGGGCTATGTGCCGCCGGGCTGCGTCGCGCCGCTCGCGAAGGCGCTGAACCTGTCGCGTGCCGAAGTGCATGGCGTGCTGACCTATTACCACCACTTCCGCACTGCGCCGCCCGCGCGCGTGACGATCCAGATGTGCCGCGCCGAAGCGTGCCGCAGCATGGGTTGCGAAGCGCTCGCCGAGCATGCGCAAACGCGTACCGGCTGCCGCTTCGATGCCGCGCACGACGACGCGGCGCACGCCTCGGCGCCGCCCGCCGTCGCGCTCGAATCGGTGTACTGCCTCGGCCTGTGCGCGCAGTCGCCGTCGATGACGGTCAACGGCGTACTGCACGCGAAGGTCACACCGGAAAAATTCGATGCGCTGCTCGCCGACGCGGTCGCGCACGCCGGGGAGGCCGCATGA
- a CDS encoding formate dehydrogenase beta subunit, with protein MTTRIYVPRDSSALALGADALAAAIVAEAERRGAAIELVRNGSRGLLWLEPLVEVGTAAGRVGYANLTAADVPALFDAGWLEGGAHPSGVGLVDALPYLARQQRLTFARIGITDPLSIDDYLKYDGLVGLKNALALDGDAACETLIESGLRGRGGAAFPAGIKWRTVRQASAKQKYVVCNADEGDSGTFSDRLLMECDPYCLIEGMIIAGVATGATVGYIYVRSEYPHAIATLEAAIARAREAGWLGEHVLGSAHAFELHVAKGAGSYVCGEETALLESLEGKRGVVRAKPPLPALAGLFGQPTVINNVITLATAPVIFARGAAFYRDYGMGRSRGTLPFQLAGNIRYGGLVELAFGVTLRELLFDFGGGTATGRPARAAQVGGPLGTYLPEHQWDVPLDYEAYTAIGAVVGHGGIVLHDDTSNLAELAEYAMKFCAIESCGKCTPCRIGSTRGVETIARIRGGDTSERQITLLRDLCDTMLAGSLCAMGGMTPYPVLSALDHFPEDFGLAAGTDAASKPVKAAA; from the coding sequence ATGACGACCCGTATCTACGTCCCGCGCGATTCGTCCGCGCTCGCACTCGGCGCCGACGCGCTCGCCGCCGCGATCGTCGCCGAGGCCGAACGGCGCGGCGCCGCGATCGAACTCGTTCGCAACGGCTCGCGCGGGCTGCTGTGGCTCGAACCGCTCGTCGAAGTCGGCACCGCGGCCGGCCGCGTCGGCTATGCGAACCTGACGGCCGCCGACGTCCCCGCGCTGTTCGACGCCGGCTGGCTCGAAGGCGGTGCTCATCCGAGCGGCGTCGGCCTCGTCGACGCGCTGCCGTATCTCGCGCGCCAGCAGCGCCTGACGTTCGCGCGCATCGGCATCACCGATCCGCTGTCGATCGATGACTACCTGAAATACGACGGCCTCGTCGGCCTGAAGAACGCGCTCGCGCTCGACGGCGACGCCGCATGCGAGACGCTGATCGAGTCGGGCCTGCGCGGCCGCGGCGGCGCGGCGTTCCCCGCCGGCATCAAATGGCGCACGGTGCGCCAGGCGAGCGCGAAACAGAAATACGTCGTCTGCAACGCAGACGAAGGCGACTCGGGCACGTTCTCCGACCGCCTGCTCATGGAATGCGATCCGTACTGCCTGATCGAAGGGATGATCATCGCCGGCGTCGCGACGGGCGCGACGGTCGGCTACATCTACGTGCGCAGCGAATACCCGCACGCGATCGCGACGCTCGAAGCGGCGATCGCGCGCGCCCGCGAAGCCGGCTGGCTCGGCGAGCACGTGCTCGGCTCCGCGCACGCGTTCGAACTCCACGTCGCGAAGGGCGCGGGCTCGTACGTGTGCGGCGAGGAAACGGCACTGCTCGAATCGCTCGAGGGCAAGCGCGGCGTCGTGCGTGCGAAGCCGCCCCTGCCCGCGCTCGCGGGCCTGTTCGGCCAGCCCACCGTCATCAACAACGTGATCACGCTCGCCACCGCGCCCGTGATCTTCGCGCGCGGCGCGGCGTTCTATCGCGATTACGGGATGGGCCGTTCGCGCGGCACGCTGCCGTTCCAGCTCGCCGGCAACATCCGCTACGGCGGCCTCGTCGAACTCGCGTTCGGCGTCACGCTGCGCGAGCTGCTGTTCGACTTCGGCGGCGGCACCGCGACCGGCCGCCCCGCGCGCGCCGCGCAGGTCGGCGGCCCGCTCGGCACCTACCTGCCCGAGCATCAGTGGGACGTGCCGCTCGACTACGAGGCGTATACGGCGATCGGCGCGGTCGTCGGTCACGGCGGCATCGTGCTGCACGACGACACGTCGAATCTCGCGGAACTCGCCGAGTATGCGATGAAGTTCTGCGCGATCGAATCGTGCGGCAAGTGCACGCCGTGCCGGATCGGCTCGACGCGCGGCGTCGAGACGATCGCGCGCATCCGCGGCGGCGACACGTCCGAACGGCAGATCACGCTGCTACGCGACCTGTGCGACACGATGCTCGCCGGCTCGCTGTGCGCGATGGGCGGGATGACGCCGTATCCGGTGCTGTCCGCGCTCGACCATTTCCCCGAAGATTTCGGGCTCGCCGCCGGCACGGATGCCGCGTCGAAGCCCGTCAAGGCTGCGGCCTGA
- a CDS encoding FAD-dependent monooxygenase, producing MADTLLDIPPVLIVGAGPTGLAAAMSLARARVPVRVIDKLAAPAPYSRAIGIQARTLELLEQHRAVEPFLALGHRAHAAALHADGRVIARLDFDPLQTRYPYLLLLDQSVTERLLAEHLAELGVTIERGVTLVECDAGGASLDVTLRDAGGRDERFSPSYLIAADGAHSTVRHLLGIGFAGRAFEQTFLLADFAAIPDWPEDEIHLFTTPDGIAGLFPLGSGRYRLVADRPPVGDVSPDSPPPSLADCEAVVRARIGASIAPSDLAWSSYFRLHSRMVERLRHGRVFFAGDAAHIHSPAGAQGMNTGVQEAFNFGWKLARVLAGGAPDRLLDTYHTERHPIERDVLRQTSLVTQIVEADHGAMKLLRDHLVPLLVSLGPLRDAVRRSVSELGVQYRKSPLTLERVLDGGPRAGERAPDALLHVIDGPLGQAPGTARLYDVHDPASFTLLLLEAPPSTGLDDVSPLAADAQALIQRLERIMPGAVRAWRVADVEGDGADTLVQAYGRSRPAFYLLRPDGYIAARGRASSDANALLRHCETWFAGVPSPSA from the coding sequence ATGGCTGACACCCTGCTCGACATCCCGCCAGTGCTGATCGTCGGCGCCGGGCCTACGGGCCTGGCAGCGGCGATGAGCCTCGCGCGTGCCCGCGTCCCGGTGCGCGTGATCGACAAGCTCGCGGCGCCGGCGCCGTATTCGCGCGCCATCGGCATCCAGGCGCGCACGCTCGAACTGCTGGAGCAGCACCGCGCCGTCGAACCGTTTCTCGCGCTTGGGCATCGCGCGCACGCGGCCGCGCTGCATGCCGACGGCCGCGTGATCGCGCGGCTCGATTTCGATCCGCTGCAAACGCGCTATCCCTATCTGCTGCTGCTCGACCAGAGCGTCACCGAGCGGCTGCTGGCCGAGCATCTCGCCGAGCTCGGCGTAACGATCGAGCGCGGCGTGACGCTCGTCGAATGCGATGCGGGCGGCGCGTCGCTCGACGTGACGCTGCGCGATGCCGGCGGCCGCGACGAGCGGTTCTCGCCGTCGTATCTGATCGCGGCCGACGGCGCGCACAGCACGGTGCGGCATCTGCTCGGCATCGGCTTCGCGGGCCGCGCGTTCGAACAGACGTTTCTGCTGGCCGATTTCGCGGCGATTCCCGACTGGCCGGAAGACGAGATCCACCTATTCACGACGCCCGACGGCATCGCCGGGCTGTTTCCGCTCGGTAGCGGCCGCTATCGGCTCGTCGCCGACCGTCCGCCTGTCGGCGATGTGTCGCCCGACTCGCCGCCGCCGTCGCTGGCCGACTGCGAAGCGGTCGTGCGGGCGCGCATCGGCGCGTCGATCGCGCCGAGCGATCTCGCATGGTCGTCGTATTTTCGGCTGCACAGCCGCATGGTCGAGCGGCTGCGGCACGGCCGCGTGTTCTTTGCGGGCGACGCCGCGCACATCCACAGCCCGGCCGGTGCGCAGGGAATGAACACGGGCGTGCAGGAGGCGTTCAACTTCGGCTGGAAGCTCGCGCGCGTACTCGCGGGCGGGGCGCCCGACCGGCTGCTCGACACTTACCACACCGAGCGTCATCCGATCGAGCGCGACGTGCTGCGCCAGACGAGTCTGGTCACGCAGATCGTCGAAGCCGATCATGGGGCGATGAAGCTGCTGCGCGATCACCTGGTGCCGCTGCTGGTGTCGCTCGGGCCGCTGCGCGATGCGGTTCGGCGTAGTGTCAGCGAACTCGGCGTTCAGTACCGGAAGAGTCCGCTCACGCTCGAACGCGTGCTCGACGGCGGCCCGCGCGCGGGCGAACGCGCGCCCGATGCGTTGCTGCATGTGATCGACGGGCCGCTCGGTCAGGCGCCCGGCACCGCGCGGCTATACGACGTGCACGACCCGGCGAGCTTCACGTTGCTGCTGCTCGAGGCGCCCCCGAGCACCGGCCTCGACGACGTGTCGCCGCTGGCGGCCGACGCACAAGCGCTGATCCAGCGCCTCGAACGGATCATGCCGGGCGCGGTGCGCGCTTGGCGCGTGGCCGATGTCGAAGGCGACGGCGCGGACACGCTGGTCCAGGCGTACGGCCGCTCGCGTCCGGCGTTCTACCTGTTGCGGCCGGACGGCTACATCGCCGCACGCGGCCGCGCATCGAGCGACGCGAACGCGCTGCTGCGACACTGCGAAACCTGGTTCGCGGGCGTTCCTTCACCGTCTGCCTAG